In Aptenodytes patagonicus chromosome 6, bAptPat1.pri.cur, whole genome shotgun sequence, one genomic interval encodes:
- the LOC143162518 gene encoding 5-hydroxytryptamine receptor 5A-like, translated as MAETLSPCTPRGQCQTNMGTNTLSASMDTNVSSAASALVGSSAWRGREPFSIFTILILTLLVLLTVATFLWNLLVLATILRVKAFHRVPHNLVASTAVSDVLVAALVMPLSLVKELSAGRRWRLGRELCLVWVCFDVLCCTASIWNVTAIALDRYWSITRHLEYTLLTRRRVSNVMIALTWALSAAISLAPLFGWGETYSPEQERCQVSQEPSYTIVSTGGAFYLPLCVVLFVYWKIYKAAKFRVGGRRRNAVVPLPEAAQVKEASCEPQMVFTARHAAIAFQTDGETWREQKEKKAALMVGILIGVFVLCWIPFFITELISPLCSCNIPPVWKSIFLWLGYSNSFFNPLIYTAFNKNYNNAFKNLFVKQR; from the exons ATGGCGGAGACCCTGAGCCCCTGCACCCCACGGGGCCAGTGTCAGACCAACATGGGCACCAACACCTTGTCAGCCAGCATGGACACCAATGTCTCCTCCGCTGCCTCCGCGCTGGTGGGCAGCAGCGCGTGGAGGGGCCGGGAGCCCTTCTCCATCTTCACCATCCTCATCCTGACCCTGCTGGTGCTCCTGACCGTGGCCACCTTCCTCTGGAACCTGCTGGTGCTGGCGACCATCCTGCGAGTGAAGGCTTTCCACCGGGTGCCCCACAACCTCGTGGCTTCCACAGCGGTGTCGGATGTGCTGGTGGCGGCCCTGGTGATGCCGCTGAGCTTGGTGAAGGAGCTGTCAGCTGGGCGGCGGTGGCGACTGGGCCGGGAGCTGTGCCTTGTGTGGGTCTGCTTCGACGTGCTGTGCTGCACGGCCAGCATCTGGAACGTCACCGCCATCGCCCTGGACCGCTACTGGTCCATCACCCGCCACCTGGAGTACACGCTGCTCACCCGCCGCCGCGTCTCCAACGTCATGATCGCTCTCACCTGGGCGCTCTCTGCCGCCATCTCCCTTGCCCCCCTTTTTGGTTGGGGGGAGACctacagccctgagcaggagcgCTGCCAGGTCAGCCAGGAGCCCTCCTATACCATCGTCTCCACCGGCGGGGCTTTCTACCTGCCCCTTTGTGTGGTGCTCTTCGTCTACTGGAAGATCTACAAGGCGGCCAAGTTCCGTGTGGGGGGCCGCAGGAGGAACGCCGTGGTGCCCCTGCCCGAGGCTGCCCAG gTGAAGGAAGCTTCGTGTGAACCACAGATGGTGTTTACAGCTCGTCATGCAGCTATCGCTTTCCAGACAGATGGAGAAACAtggagagaacagaaagagaaaaaggcagctCTGATGGTTGGCATCTTAATTGGAGTTTTTGTACTGTGCTGGATCCCTTTCTTCATCACAGAATTAATAAGTCCCCTCTGTTCCTGCAACATCCCACCCGTCTGGAAAAGCATCTTTCTTTGGCTTGGCTACTCCAATTCTTTCTTTAATCCTCTCATTTATACAGCATTTAACAAAAATTACAACAATGCCTTCAAGAACCTTTTTGTAAAGCAGAGATAA